DNA sequence from the Nicotiana tomentosiformis chromosome 3, ASM39032v3, whole genome shotgun sequence genome:
acccACTCGATTTTAAAGACTACACTGGTCCGACTTCGGTCAAGTTGCCTAAAATCCCAAACTTGTGAGAAAAATCTCCATAAGGCatgaaggcatgaatgaaatagaattttcacgaggcaggaaatagaataaagacaagtcaaagagaaaaaagatcttttatatatacgaaaatatttacaaggaccgatcagggtcccgcacaaaaaatcaaaaaagaaaaagcctaagattcctaattttcctcaggggcatgttcttctccatcgagctcctccccattctcggacccgctcttgctgccataatcatcatcatcatcatcggaagaggcCAGCACTCTAGCATCAGCTTCATGCTCTTTAGCCGTTATTATctcgtcggtaagatcgaaacctcgagcatggatctcctcgagggtttccctccgagatcggcatttggcgagttcagcaatccaatgtgctcgagtttgagcggtctcggctgcctctctctcttggacttgagcggcttcagcatcgtcCTGGTAAACGGCCACGATCGCCTTTGCCTCGTCCTTTGCCTTCTCGgcttcatatttggcttttgCAAGTTcgaaagccaaccgagcctcgagttcctctattttctttgcctgagctaagctcttctccttcatgcctcgaagctgactttcgaCTGATGACAATTaggctcgagcagcctctttttcagcagcaaagcggtccatactttctttccaccccaaggtctccgccttcatcatGTTGAACTCCTCGCGGAACTGCTCGATCCTCTTGACCTTCTGCtacagctgtgagattgaaatgttagccaccgttcccgaatcgagaccatgagcttttaagattttcattacctgctcgatcaggtcggtctgatcttggtgagccttggccaacttggctcggaggtccttgatctcctcttctttcTGCCCACAgagaagtttaagggcatttctctcctccgtgagccctcgGTGGTCAGCCTCACATTGGCTCAGCTCTGCTCGGGACTTTGAAAACGCCTCCTGATAGAATGCCAAAGCCTATAcggaaaaaagaaaggaaattagacaGGAAGAGAAGAAATAAACTATGTATGATATCGACAAAGGGAGTTGAGACTCACCCAATTCAAGGCTTGTTGAGCCTCATCGAGGAGACTCGATGCTTCACTCAGGTTGGTAGAATCCTCAACCCCGATAAAGTAACcacggaaggggtcctcccctcTATGGGCCTCGTCTACTTCGGGAGTCCTCGTAGCTTGGGCCTCCCAAATTTCCTCCTTGGAAAACGCAGGGAGAATCGGCGAGTCTCCAAGATCTATTTGCCCAAGTGAgccacttggggcgttctcctcgcTGCGAAGGGCCTCGGAGCCGGCCCCTTCAGACATACCCACCTTTTGCTCATCTCGGCAGGAGGTATCTTCGATCTTTGACGACTCGGGGACTTTGACCGAGTCCTTTTCCAAGACCCTCTCGACTCGAGGCAGAATCTCCTCAACCACCACTGACTCAGTGGCCTTTGGGgcctcgatggttttcttcactcgggccaccagttccGAGACatcgtcttcatcttcttcttcttcctcccttagCCGTTTATCACATCCGCATGCAGGGCAACAGTGTCTTTCTTCGGCTTACTAACCAGATTCTTCTTAGGCTttggatcctcggaggttgaggtccttttcctcttcttttcctTCGCCGGCTTCGGAACAAgggtcgaagtctcctcctcaccagacgggggcctcatgaccgTATCCTTGCCCAGGCCTGTACAcaagaaaattgaataagtagAAGAAAGGCATCTTAATCAAAccatcaaatacacaaaaagtgGGCTTACCTTGATTCTTGGcatcccatcggccctttgctaaatcgcgccatgagcgctcggcgtatgtagaggtcgaggccaggttcTGAACCCAGCTCTCGAGGTTGGGAATCGCACGAggcatccaagcgaccgctacatcatggaaaaagACATCAATGAGAAAAGACAAAGGAACAAATAATACATGGAAGCTAACAATGAGACCATACttacgattcatgttccatttaTCAGGAAATGGAATCTTCTCGGCTGGGATTAgatcggaagtcctcactcgaatgaaccggcccatacaagcctcgatccttgtcctcatctatgctcgagaacaacactttggtagcccgacgttggagttttattaacccgcctcgatagaggcgggggctatacaatctgataaggtgatcgagggtgaaagggagcccctcgactttgctcacgaagaatcggagcagaataacaattcgccaaaaggaaggatgaatGTGgtctagggttatttgatattgacggcaaaaattaacgatgacggggtcgagggggcccagcgtgaaagggtaagtgtaaacacttagaaacccttccatatgggtggtgatatcttcttcgggggtcgggatcaccacctctttgcaCTCCCAGatgcagtctttctttacctgcttaaggtatccctcatttatcgagcatatataccttgaCATTGGCTCACATCGACCAGGAATCGACGAGACTTTATCGGTCTTGAAATCGGAGTATAGCGCGCACCCCCCAGGAATGCATTCCTCAAGACGGGGTTCCACCGGCGTTTTCCCACCagccggttgagaagatgaagtagcttctttttgtggtaccgttttcgatgtttttgccatttttgtgtaagtttgaagaagaggaagataatagGACTTGACGTTTGAGAAAGGATTAACAGCAAAACCTGAAGATTTGTAGAAGGAAAGAACTTAAGAGATGTAAAAGCTTTGGAAATTAGAaggaagtgaaagtaaagtttTAATCAATGAGAAAGGGGTCTATTTATTGGATTAACGGCGACGGTTCAaaggcactagtggccgaccaccaactgacacTCATTAATGGCTTGGGGAACTgtaccgacgggacgtttcggtCACTCCCGTCGCTTACGTCACGAGGATGACGTCATGATATGTCAAGGTAGAAAATcaaaggctcaattcgtttcttgtcatttcactccaaaaaatgaggggactatctgtatacggttaaaaccggacCCAcctgattttactatttgaccgagatcagaaggttgcatcgaaggacggcctCCTAATagaacagactaaatcacgaggataaggtaccgagttcagaatcgaggaacctgtcgagatcgaggctagtagcgatcgaagccaaataaGACAGATATCGAGCAAGattgaagatagcacaataacagaaagacgagatatccgtgactcgtcgaggatcatggcgtaaatctcggaacgaatcaaatcagaaacggttaattatccaatcatgggatttccttctgtaattagaattataccataagtggaattcctctactatttaaaggggggttctaatcatttgtaacatACATTGTTCACATATATCAaaacaatataattctctttctcgtttatactattgttcattagcttgttatattttaattgttcttgcatcaaccagttcgagggtatccaaactcgagggctgagtttcattctaacactggtttgctttactttatagttcttttttgttattaatcttcatatttatcaattggtattaagtgaaatcacgtgtccttagaacacATTATAAGTTTAGTTGTTgtccatttttaagggtaaacaaattGTATTAGGAAACAAAAATTGTTTAGAATTTGATATTTGCAAGTTTATTTCCCTTTACAgatgataaccactcttaatatagtgggggaatcctactttagatataattaaaaatacatagtggggatcccatgatagattaattaataagcttttccttgattcaagcAGTGATTTCCGCCGATattctctccccaaatgcggCTATAAAGGCTTTTTTGTTCCttggctcggtctcgatcttggccggtctcgATATCAGTCGGTCTCTGGGtttcgagctcgatattaactcgatCTCGgcattggtcggtctctgggtctcgagcttgaccttggctcgatctcgatattgatcggtctctgggtctcgaactCGACAACCCAACTTCACATCACcgctcgatattataatgacgaaccTTGGTCCATCATGCTACAATCTTGATTAGTCACACGAATgacaaactcggttttgaccgtatacacacTATAATGCATTGTATACATAAAATATGGTGTAACACACTCGTTCGTTCATGCATGAGTTCACAAAATAACATTTTAAAATATTCATGtatgaattggaaaatatttaaAATTGAACATGCATCATCTGAGTAAAATCACTTCTAAACAGTTAGGTATCGACGCTCGGTTTCAAGCTTATTTTAACGCAAACAACTTCGATATTCAACTATCGTGGCCGATTTGTATCCCCAAACGTGGTGTGGTCTCTTTGAGTTTTAGGAGCTAAAGGGCTTGGTGAGCTATGCAGGGGCGGAGCTAGCATAGAATTTGCAGGTTCGGCCGAATTCAGTAACTTTGGTCTAAGCtctatatttatcttaaagaaaataatgaatacgtataaattatttatttagaaCTCAGTAACATAAACAAACTAAAATCCCGAACCCACAAGTTTCAAATCATGACTCCACCTCTGGCTATATGTATGCTGTATCTATAGGATTTTTAGGCGGTTGGCATATACAAGGGAATGCGTATTTACTAGAAATTTTACACAAATAACCTGccatattcattgtttactttttttagtcatatacatagattatacattgattatatataattatacacatataatacctAAATTGTGCATATATTATACCTacaccggctatttttagtttaagtgatcggctatttgggttaattcttcgaTTTATCTATTTATTACTTAGTCTAGAAGGATGTAGTAATTAGGCATTTTAAAATGGTGCTGGCCAAATTAAACTTTTGTTAAAGTGGGAATATCATTAGTTGAACTAAAAACTTTTTTATCCAAAATTGAATATTAGCCTAATTAAGAAGGTAAGAATGTAAAAGAAATGTCTTTAGAAAATAGTTACAAGGAGGGTCTTGTCTTAGCTAGGATGAAAGTTTGGTgccttagggacatcagataGCGTCTCTTTAATTAAGGTTCATAATGGTTGTTAGATACGGTCTTCTAGCAGACTTGTTTCGTTAATTTTCAGATTTTGTTAATTAGAAAGTTTAACGGAGAACACATAGGTTGATTCAAAATTTGAAGTGTATGAATTCAAAATTTTAGCTCTTTCAGGTTATTGAGTTCTTAATTTTACCTTTTCGCGCATATTAGCTTTTTTTCACACACTCAAATTCTCATCCCTGAATTCAGAGTTCAACATGTTACTTTAATAATACTTAAAACATGTTAGGGGTTGAGGTGTACATTCTTGTTCTATCCCATCTGGGacccccttcccccccccccccccccccccaaaattaATGCCCATTTATTTCTCAAGCATTCATTGTGGCCCTTTTCTCACACTcaaattctttttctttatttagtggttgtcatataTATAAATGAATTTTTATTGATGTGTTTTTGCTAAATCTTAACCGAAAGAGTGATTTAGCTTTATGATTGCAGTAACTTTTCATATCACTTTTAATTCAAAACTTAAACTTAACTAAGAGGAGAGATTTTGTGATGGATGTTGCATGACCGAAAGTAGTATTTTTAATTAGACATTGTATGGTAGGAATTGGGCAGGAGCGGGGGTCTCAAATGGACGGATTGGACTAATTTTGGGGATCAAAATGGTGCCATGTTTAAGCGTTGGAATTTAGGTCGAAGCTCATCCATCCTACTACTCGTCAAAAAAATAGCTATGAAAGCTTCTTTAAATAGTGATCAAGTGGCGGTAATGCAGAACTTCTGGCATCATATAGTAATCAAGCAAAATCAATTTGCTTAgtagaaaaaaaaaatccttgggacaataattcttttatataatttaACTTGTACGAGGGTAATTTTATAAGTTTGCTTAGCACACGTTATCTATTATTATCTAGATACTCTACACACTCTATTTAAATCAAGCTggaaaaaatataaaagaatacTCTTCTCCATTTGTTTTCATGAGAAAATGACTGATTGAAGTGCTCCCCAGTCCCTACTCGAAATTTCTAACAAGAACACTATCAAAAAGCAAGggtctcactttaattattgtcTAATCAGTAAttttagtattttcttttatgTTAATGTTGCtgtctttccttttattttctcaaTTCCTCAATTTTCCTTCAATCACGTTGTGAGGTTGTCTATGTCCTAATTCtttgttagttttttttttttttttttttttttactgagtTGACCTTGTCCTACGGGGATGTGATCAACTTGCTTATTGGCAAATATTAAAATAACACTAGAAGACAATTTTATATAGTATTTGTTTATGCAGTAACGTGTCAATACCGTGGTGTAGTCATACTTTTTGGTAATTAACAATCTCACAAATACCAGTGATTGTCCATGACCTAGTTGACAGCTTCTATAGAGTAGCGtgctctttcttttatttttgtctttGCCTTAAATTTTAGAAACTAGAGGCGTTagttggcgtaactggtaaagttatgACCAGAAGATTACGGGTTCGAACCATGAAAACAACCTCTTGTAGAAATACAGGATAAGACTGGTACAATAGAGTCTTGTGATCCGGTTTTTCTCCGGACCCGAGCATAGCAGGAGCTTTGTGCCCTCAAATTTTAGAAGCTAGAAATATGAAGTTATGCAAGAAGTTAAAGACCCTAGAAAATAAGCAATTCATCATCTCTTGATCATATAAATAGCTGCAGAAGCAATAGCAAAGTCAATCTTATGACTCTTCTTTAAGCTGCAAAGAATGGATGATATCCAAGGCTACTTGTTGATCTTCTATATTTGGCTAGCTTCTTGCATATTTCTCTGGTTTCTATTCAGAAACAGAGCGAATTGTCGCCTTCCTCCAAGCCCGTTTGCTTTGCCAATCATCGGTCACCTGCATCttcttgctccaattcctcaccAGGCACTTCACAAGCTTTCAAACAGGTATGGACCATTGATCCACATAATGCTTGGCTCTGTGCCTTATGTTGTTGTTTCATCACCTGAAATGGCCAAAACTTTCCTAAAAACTCATGAAACATCCTTTCTAAATCGACCACAAACAGCTATTGTAGACTACTTGACTTATGGCTCACAAGACTTCTTATTTGCACCTTATGGACCTTATTGGAAATTCATGAAAAAAATAATCATGTCTGAACTCCTTGGTGGTCGTACGTTAGACCTGCTTCTTCCTGTAAGACGCGATGAAATAAGATGTTTCGTCGAGTTATTGTTACAAAAGGCTAAAGCAAGGGAGGCAATAGATGTAGAAGCTGAGCTTCTGAGGGTCACAAATAATGTAATTTCAAGAATGCTAATGAGGGAAAGGTGTTCGGAAAATGAAAATGAAGCTGGGAGTGTAAAGAAGCTGATTCAAGAGATAGCTGAACTCTCTGGGAAATTTAATCTGTCGGATTATATTTGGTTTTGCAAGAACTTGGATTTGCAAGGTTTTGGAAAGAGGGTCAAGGATCTTCGCGGCAGGTTTGATCAGATGATTGATAGGATCATTAACGAACACCAAGAGGTAAGAAGGACTAGATATCAAAGCAACGATGGAAGCGAATTCGTGAAAGATCTTCTTGATATACTTCTCGATATAGCAGATGATGAACACGCAGAGATGAGACTGACAAGACAGAACATCAAGGCTTTCATTCTGGTAAGTTTCTAGTATGTTATAGAGGATAAAGTTCAATGACCACACGCGAAATTAACTCTAAATGTTTTGTTGCCCTTAATGCACTAGAAGAAACTGGTAAAATTGATGTCATgtaaccaggaggtcacgggttcgagccgtgaaaacagtCTGTTGCAGAAATGCAGAATAAGACTACATACAATACACCCTTgcggtccggcccttccccggaccccgcgcatagcgggagtttagtgcaccgggctgctccTTTTAAATGCatcagaagaaaaagaaaaataagagtaGTTACTGCCAATGTTCATATGAAACGACTAAAGATCAATAACCTTGATTACACAGtataatatgaaatatttgaagATCATTTATAATCTGTTCATGAACAACAATTAACAATGATCAACTGCATCTAAACTTTAAGCTCTTGGGATGAATAGCTACTTTGCCGCCTGAGCAATGAGATAAATGTCAAATATCTTGAAAATATCACAATAATCAAATAGTTCATTTAGGAACAGAATATGCTTTTTGTTGCCAGTTGTCACCAATTATCATTGAATTGTTAATTCATAAGTTGGCGTCTTTCTCAAACTCTTTCATTGTGTTGAAAATCAGTAACCTATAGACTATTCAGAAAACTTAAAAAGTCCTGATGATGATAAAATCATTTGCTGTATTGTTACTTCCATACATCTTACTTAATTTTCCCGTTCGACAAGACTAAAATTGTAGATTGGATTTTATTTTTTAACAGGACATATTTGTTGCTGGCACTGATACTTCAGCAATCACAACAGAGTGGGCACTTGCAGAGCTGATTAACCATCCAAGCATTATGCAGAAAGCAGTAGAAGAAATCGATACCGTTATTGGAAAGAACCGACTTATCGAAGAATCAGACATCACAAACCTCCCCTATCTTCAAGCCATAGTTAAAGAAACTCTGAGACTACATCCTACTGCTCCTATAATTGGTAGAGAATCAAGTGAAGACTGTTCCATTGGTGGCTATCGTATACCGGCAAAAACTGGACTATTTGTCAATGTTTGGGCTATTAATAGGGATCCAAACTATTGGGAAACTCCACTTGAATTTAAACCAGAAAGATTTCTCGGTGAAGAGGGGAACACAAGAGGTCAATTGGATGTCAGGGGACAGCACTACCAGTTTATGCCATTTGGGAGCGGGCGCAGAGGCTGTCCTGGAACTTCATTAGCATTGCAGGTAGTTCAAACAAGCCTTGCTGTCATGATTCAGTGCTTTGAATGGAAGGTTACTGGTGGAGTGAATggtaaagtggacatggaagagGGAACTGGCTTCACTCTTCCTAGAGCTCATCCTTTGAATTGTATTCCAGTGGCTAGGCTTAATCCATTTCCATCAATGTAATAACAAGGAAATACCTTGTTTAAATTGTTTCTTTGAAATATACATCTTCCCCCAATCTTTAGTTCATTTAATTGACATCTTGCAAGTGTACTCTAA
Encoded proteins:
- the LOC104111322 gene encoding cytochrome P450 93A3-like, whose amino-acid sequence is MDDIQGYLLIFYIWLASCIFLWFLFRNRANCRLPPSPFALPIIGHLHLLAPIPHQALHKLSNRYGPLIHIMLGSVPYVVVSSPEMAKTFLKTHETSFLNRPQTAIVDYLTYGSQDFLFAPYGPYWKFMKKIIMSELLGGRTLDLLLPVRRDEIRCFVELLLQKAKAREAIDVEAELLRVTNNVISRMLMRERCSENENEAGSVKKLIQEIAELSGKFNLSDYIWFCKNLDLQGFGKRVKDLRGRFDQMIDRIINEHQEVRRTRYQSNDGSEFVKDLLDILLDIADDEHAEMRLTRQNIKAFILDIFVAGTDTSAITTEWALAELINHPSIMQKAVEEIDTVIGKNRLIEESDITNLPYLQAIVKETLRLHPTAPIIGRESSEDCSIGGYRIPAKTGLFVNVWAINRDPNYWETPLEFKPERFLGEEGNTRGQLDVRGQHYQFMPFGSGRRGCPGTSLALQVVQTSLAVMIQCFEWKVTGGVNGKVDMEEGTGFTLPRAHPLNCIPVARLNPFPSM